The Saprospiraceae bacterium genome includes a window with the following:
- the lepA gene encoding elongation factor 4, whose protein sequence is MKNIRNFCVIAHIDHGKSTLSDRLLEFTKTISERDMQNQALDDMDLERERGITIKSHAIQMYYTHTDGEQYTFNMIDTPGHVDFSYEVSRSIAACEGALLLVDASQGIQAQTISNLYLAIEHDLEIIPVLNKVDMESAMIDEVSDQVIDLIGCKKEDIVLASGKTGIGIVELMKAVVDRIPPPKGDPKAPLQALIFDSMFNSFRGVVAYFRILNGTMRKGDKVRFFNTGKSYEADEIGILQMSQVPKVELQAGNVGYIITGIKESKEIKVGDTITHHEKPCEAAIHGFEEVKPMVFAGIYPIENEDFEDLRDSLEKLQLNDASLVFEPESSVALGFGFRCGFLGMLHLEIIQERLSREFDQEVITTVPNVSYVSYNHKGEARIINTPNELPDPTLISKVEEPYIRAQVITKPEYIGSIMTLCMDKRGSLTRQTYLTPERVELTFEMPLAEIVFDFYDRLKSISRGYASFDYAPIDYRASDLVKLDIRLNAEPVDALSSLVHRTKAEYIGRKICVKLKELLPKQQFVIAIQASIGAKIIARETISALRKDVTAKCYGGDISRKRKLLEKQKKGKKKMRQIGNVEVPQKAFLQVLKLED, encoded by the coding sequence ATGAAGAATATAAGAAATTTTTGCGTGATAGCGCACATCGATCATGGTAAAAGTACTTTGTCTGATCGATTATTGGAATTTACCAAGACCATATCCGAAAGAGATATGCAGAATCAGGCATTGGATGACATGGATTTGGAGAGAGAACGGGGCATAACCATCAAAAGTCATGCTATTCAGATGTATTACACACATACGGATGGAGAGCAATACACTTTTAATATGATTGACACTCCGGGACACGTTGACTTTTCATATGAGGTTTCAAGGTCTATTGCAGCTTGTGAAGGGGCTTTGCTATTGGTTGATGCTTCACAAGGCATACAGGCTCAAACTATTTCAAATTTGTATCTTGCTATAGAACACGACCTTGAAATTATACCTGTACTCAACAAGGTGGACATGGAATCAGCTATGATTGACGAAGTATCTGATCAGGTTATTGATTTGATTGGTTGTAAAAAAGAAGACATCGTTCTTGCCAGTGGTAAAACAGGTATCGGAATTGTAGAATTAATGAAAGCCGTGGTGGATAGAATTCCTCCACCCAAAGGCGATCCCAAAGCACCACTTCAGGCTTTGATTTTTGATTCAATGTTTAATTCTTTCAGAGGAGTTGTGGCATATTTTCGTATTTTAAATGGTACAATGAGAAAAGGCGATAAAGTTCGCTTTTTCAATACCGGTAAAAGTTATGAAGCTGATGAAATTGGAATCCTGCAAATGAGTCAGGTGCCAAAAGTTGAGCTTCAGGCCGGAAATGTGGGTTATATCATTACGGGAATTAAAGAATCCAAGGAAATTAAGGTAGGAGATACTATCACACACCATGAAAAACCATGTGAAGCAGCAATACACGGTTTTGAAGAAGTGAAACCGATGGTATTCGCAGGTATTTATCCCATTGAAAATGAAGACTTTGAAGATCTGAGGGATTCATTGGAGAAATTACAACTGAATGATGCTTCGCTAGTTTTTGAGCCGGAATCTTCTGTTGCATTGGGTTTTGGATTCAGATGCGGGTTTTTGGGAATGTTGCATTTAGAGATTATTCAGGAACGATTGTCCAGAGAATTTGATCAGGAAGTGATCACCACAGTACCTAACGTGTCTTATGTTTCTTATAATCATAAAGGAGAAGCCAGAATCATAAATACACCTAATGAATTACCGGATCCTACCCTGATAAGTAAAGTAGAGGAACCCTACATCCGTGCTCAGGTAATCACTAAGCCGGAATACATTGGTTCAATCATGACTTTATGTATGGACAAAAGGGGCTCACTCACCAGACAGACATATCTGACACCAGAAAGAGTTGAGTTGACATTTGAAATGCCACTTGCGGAGATTGTTTTTGATTTTTATGACAGATTAAAATCAATTTCACGAGGATACGCATCCTTTGACTATGCTCCGATTGATTACAGAGCTTCAGATCTGGTGAAATTGGATATTCGTCTGAATGCTGAACCAGTAGATGCATTGTCTTCTTTGGTGCATAGAACAAAAGCAGAATATATAGGTCGTAAAATATGTGTTAAACTGAAGGAATTATTGCCGAAACAACAATTTGTCATCGCTATACAAGCATCTATCGGTGCAAAAATTATAGCGAGAGAAACAATATCTGCACTCAGAAAAGACGTTACAGCAAAATGTTATGGTGGCGATATCTCCAGAAAAAGAAAACTATTGGAGAAACAGAAAAAGGGTAAGAAGAAAATGAGACAGATTGGAAATGTGGAAGTGCCGCAAAAAGCATTTTTGCAGGTATTGAAATTGGAAGATTAA
- a CDS encoding ribonuclease H-like domain-containing protein — protein sequence MFLNINILKNCLFLDIETVSAKKEFHLLEENMQALWTHKCKSILKELKPDNENPEIDAYHQRAGIYAEFAKIVCISVGYVVFKDDIPNEIRIKSFAGDDESNLLSEFTALLETHYKNPEKDYLCGHNIKEFDIPFICRRMVIHGIKFPAILDLSGKKPWQTAHILDTMDLWRFGDYKNYTSLNLLAGTLSIPSPKDDIDGSMVGHVYWNENDLPKIVRYCEKDVLTVIQVMLKYAGSPLLEETSVFSATKDTDYQG from the coding sequence ATGTTTTTGAATATCAATATTCTGAAAAATTGTCTGTTTTTAGACATTGAAACAGTTTCTGCTAAAAAGGAGTTCCATTTGCTTGAAGAAAATATGCAGGCATTGTGGACCCATAAATGCAAAAGCATTCTTAAAGAATTAAAGCCTGATAATGAAAATCCGGAGATCGATGCATACCATCAAAGAGCAGGTATTTATGCAGAATTTGCCAAAATTGTATGTATTTCTGTTGGTTATGTTGTTTTTAAGGATGATATACCAAATGAGATACGCATTAAATCTTTTGCGGGGGATGATGAATCCAATTTGTTGTCTGAATTTACGGCTCTTTTGGAAACGCATTATAAGAATCCGGAGAAAGACTATTTATGTGGACATAATATTAAGGAGTTTGATATTCCCTTCATTTGCAGACGTATGGTGATACATGGAATAAAATTTCCTGCTATTCTTGATTTATCCGGTAAGAAACCCTGGCAAACTGCTCATATTTTGGATACGATGGATTTGTGGCGATTTGGCGATTATAAAAACTATACTTCATTGAATCTTTTGGCCGGCACACTGAGTATTCCTTCTCCAAAAGATGATATTGATGGCAGTATGGTAGGCCATGTCTATTGGAATGAAAATGATTTGCCTAAAATTGTTCGCTATTGTGAAAAGGATGTACTCACCGTTATTCAGGTTATGTTGAAATATGCCGGCAGCCCGTTATTGGAAGAAACTTCTGTCTTTTCGGCAACTAAAGATACTGATTATCAGGGGTAA
- a CDS encoding asparagine synthetase B produces the protein MKLFLKILVLCLISISANASYILLPMDHNKQTNHLKAYGITYWVINQNIEAYWLLNYRGGSFAFPYSKGLESECKIRNVYFEVLSNAQWINLREQINHPEVNQEAVKLEKAPKIAVYTPDFNPRGQRIQPWDDAVTLVLNYAEIPFEKVYDREVLEGKLAQYDWLHLHHEDFTGQYGKFYASQGGTPWYKLNQQKTEALATSLGFSKVSQLKLAVAKKIKEYVEGGGFMFAMCSATDTYDISLAAEGLDICAEMYDGDGMDQNAQSKLDYSKTFAFRNFTLTMNPLQYEHSDIDNKSRKISPEVDYFNLFEFSAKWDPIPTMLCQNHTTTIKGFMGQATAFNKALIKPDVLILGETRVENEVRYIHGTHGFGTFTYYGGHDPEDYRHYVGDPETDLSLHPNSPGYRIILNNILFPAAQKKKRKT, from the coding sequence ATGAAATTATTCTTAAAGATTCTGGTACTATGTCTGATAAGCATTTCTGCAAACGCTTCCTATATTTTATTGCCAATGGATCATAATAAACAGACTAATCATCTGAAGGCTTATGGCATAACTTATTGGGTAATCAACCAAAATATTGAAGCTTATTGGTTGTTGAACTATCGTGGAGGAAGTTTTGCTTTCCCATATTCCAAAGGACTGGAAAGTGAATGTAAGATTCGTAATGTTTATTTCGAAGTTCTCTCTAATGCGCAGTGGATTAATCTGAGAGAACAAATCAATCATCCCGAAGTCAATCAGGAAGCCGTAAAACTTGAAAAAGCACCTAAAATTGCCGTTTATACACCTGATTTTAATCCTCGAGGACAGCGAATTCAGCCGTGGGACGACGCAGTCACATTAGTTCTGAATTATGCAGAAATTCCATTTGAGAAAGTTTACGACAGAGAGGTATTGGAAGGGAAGCTGGCTCAGTACGACTGGTTGCATTTACACCATGAAGATTTTACAGGGCAATATGGAAAATTTTATGCGAGCCAGGGGGGCACACCGTGGTATAAATTAAATCAGCAAAAAACTGAAGCTTTGGCCACCAGCTTAGGATTTAGTAAAGTCTCTCAATTAAAATTGGCAGTTGCAAAAAAAATTAAGGAATATGTAGAAGGGGGTGGATTTATGTTTGCTATGTGTTCTGCTACAGATACCTACGACATTTCTTTGGCTGCTGAAGGTTTGGATATTTGTGCGGAAATGTATGATGGCGATGGCATGGATCAGAATGCACAGAGTAAATTGGATTACAGCAAAACATTTGCTTTCAGAAACTTTACGTTAACCATGAACCCACTGCAATATGAACATTCCGATATTGATAATAAAAGCAGAAAAATATCACCCGAAGTGGACTACTTTAATCTTTTTGAATTTTCTGCAAAATGGGATCCGATTCCTACCATGCTTTGTCAGAATCACACAACAACTATCAAAGGATTTATGGGGCAGGCTACTGCATTCAATAAAGCATTAATAAAACCGGATGTGTTGATTCTTGGGGAGACAAGAGTGGAAAATGAAGTGAGATACATACATGGAACACACGGATTTGGCACTTTTACTTATTATGGTGGTCATGATCCGGAAGACTACAGACATTACGTTGGAGATCCGGAGACGGATTTGAGTTTACACCCGAATAGTCCCGGATATCGCATAATCCTGAATAATATTCTATTTCCTGCAGCTCAAAAGAAAAAACGAAAGACCTGA
- a CDS encoding VWA domain-containing protein: MISNISFSYPSGFLILCFILGVIYASVLYYRETKFDNHSKVVKWVLAVLRTVAVTIIALFLLGPIMKSVEEEVKRPIIVIAEDKSQSITSVTGKNQTELISKQITELAKSLSQSFEVVNIGFGSDVMNDNSDTIKNASTNLSNALQYVTDNYSDQNLGAIILATDGIYNEGNNPLYSLKANNTPLYTIALGDTTKRKDLYIQNILHNKIAYLGDKFSVQTDIGAYNSLGNSTKLTLEEISGNQTRKLYEEVININSSDFFTTRNLTIDANRAGVNKYRVNLSPVNDEQNKRNNSKEFYVEVLDARQKILLLANAPHPDLSAVKQLISENKNYEVKIDYIKDNSSNLSQFDLVIFHNLPSDVNDIRNQLNILDKNQTPRFFIVGAQTATEKFNSVQDILQIRGNSKNTEEIQGEFNPAFNMFTTSEQLRNKLKTFPPLITPFGEYTTTGASNIFLYQNIKKIKTNYPLMVFGERNGIRTGVLVGEGIWKWRIFDYLQNSNYELITELVNKSIQVISVKDDKRKFRVSTSKNVYKETENILLDAQLYNDNYEAINEPEVTINIKNDSGDEYKYTFTKIQNYYTLNAGLFSEGNYNYTALVNFGGKSQTATGRFTVESIQLEQYDLTARHSLLKNLSERNNGQIFYPNEIANIQDILLQSGSLKPVMYQSTVTKSILDIKWLFFVILFLLSLEWFLRRYFGNY; this comes from the coding sequence GTGATCAGTAACATAAGCTTTTCTTATCCATCCGGATTTCTTATTCTTTGTTTTATTCTCGGGGTCATATATGCATCTGTCCTCTATTACAGAGAGACAAAATTTGACAATCATTCCAAAGTTGTAAAGTGGGTTCTGGCTGTTTTAAGAACAGTAGCTGTAACGATTATTGCATTATTTTTACTCGGTCCAATAATGAAGAGTGTTGAAGAAGAAGTAAAAAGGCCCATCATTGTTATTGCGGAAGATAAATCACAATCGATTACCTCTGTAACCGGAAAAAATCAAACGGAACTAATAAGCAAACAAATTACAGAATTAGCTAAGTCCCTATCACAGTCATTTGAAGTAGTAAATATTGGATTTGGTTCTGATGTGATGAATGATAATTCGGATACTATAAAAAATGCATCTACCAACCTCTCCAATGCTTTACAATATGTAACGGACAATTATTCAGATCAAAATCTGGGAGCCATCATTCTTGCTACCGATGGCATATATAATGAAGGTAATAATCCTTTATATAGTTTAAAAGCTAATAATACTCCGTTATATACCATTGCACTGGGGGATACAACAAAAAGAAAAGATCTGTACATCCAGAATATTCTGCATAATAAGATTGCCTATCTGGGTGATAAATTTTCTGTTCAGACAGACATAGGAGCATATAACAGCTTGGGAAACAGCACAAAGTTGACACTTGAAGAGATTTCAGGAAATCAGACAAGGAAATTGTATGAAGAAGTAATTAACATCAATAGTTCAGATTTTTTTACTACCAGAAATTTAACTATTGATGCCAATCGTGCCGGCGTAAATAAATATAGAGTTAACTTAAGTCCCGTAAATGATGAACAAAACAAAAGGAATAACAGTAAAGAGTTTTATGTTGAAGTATTGGATGCCAGACAAAAAATACTATTATTAGCCAATGCTCCCCATCCTGATTTATCTGCAGTAAAACAGCTCATTTCAGAGAATAAAAACTACGAAGTCAAAATAGATTATATTAAGGACAACTCCAGTAATTTATCGCAGTTTGATTTGGTAATTTTCCACAATCTTCCTTCCGATGTTAATGATATCAGAAATCAATTAAATATTCTGGATAAAAATCAGACGCCGAGATTTTTTATCGTCGGAGCTCAGACTGCCACTGAAAAATTCAATTCTGTTCAGGATATTTTGCAAATCAGGGGAAACAGTAAAAATACAGAAGAAATTCAGGGTGAATTCAACCCGGCTTTTAACATGTTTACCACGTCAGAGCAACTTAGAAATAAATTAAAAACTTTTCCACCCCTTATCACCCCTTTTGGTGAATATACCACCACCGGAGCTTCCAATATCTTTCTGTATCAGAACATTAAAAAAATAAAAACCAACTATCCCTTAATGGTCTTTGGAGAAAGAAATGGTATCAGAACCGGTGTACTGGTTGGAGAAGGAATCTGGAAATGGCGAATTTTTGATTACCTTCAGAATTCCAACTATGAATTGATCACTGAATTGGTCAACAAAAGCATTCAAGTCATTTCTGTCAAAGACGATAAAAGAAAATTCCGCGTGTCAACTTCAAAAAATGTATATAAAGAAACTGAAAATATACTTTTAGATGCACAGCTTTATAATGACAACTACGAAGCCATAAATGAACCGGAAGTAACCATTAATATTAAAAATGATTCCGGTGATGAGTATAAATACACATTTACAAAAATTCAGAATTATTACACTTTAAATGCCGGCTTATTTTCTGAAGGTAATTATAACTACACAGCATTGGTTAATTTTGGTGGAAAATCACAAACAGCAACTGGTAGATTTACAGTTGAATCCATTCAATTGGAACAATACGATCTGACAGCCAGACACTCATTACTTAAGAATCTGAGTGAAAGAAATAATGGACAAATTTTTTACCCAAATGAGATAGCCAATATACAGGATATATTGCTGCAATCAGGTTCGCTGAAACCTGTTATGTATCAAAGTACAGTTACTAAATCAATATTGGATATAAAGTGGCTCTTCTTTGTAATTCTGTTTCTGTTAAGTTTAGAATGGTTTTTGAGAAGGTACTTTGGAAATTATTAG
- a CDS encoding biopolymer transporter ExbD, translating to MSIKKRSKVSPNFNMSSLTDIIFLLLIFFMLTSSIIVPNALNLQLPGKKSTAPPSKAQNKIISIGSDGNYTFNGTPISLTGIESQIKSIKRADGSNAAVVVSPSAKASNETVVAILDLAYKHEIRAVLTEPK from the coding sequence ATGTCTATTAAAAAAAGAAGTAAAGTCAGCCCAAATTTTAATATGTCTTCACTTACAGACATTATTTTTTTGCTCTTGATATTTTTTATGCTGACTTCATCTATTATTGTTCCGAATGCTCTTAATCTACAATTACCCGGAAAAAAGAGTACTGCACCACCGTCCAAGGCTCAGAATAAGATCATATCCATAGGTAGTGATGGTAATTACACTTTTAATGGCACTCCAATAAGTCTTACAGGTATAGAGAGTCAGATAAAATCAATCAAACGGGCAGATGGATCGAATGCTGCCGTCGTAGTCAGCCCTTCTGCTAAAGCTAGTAATGAGACTGTAGTTGCTATTTTGGACCTGGCATATAAACATGAAATAAGAGCTGTCCTGACAGAGCCAAAATAA
- a CDS encoding biopolymer transporter ExbD, producing MAVKKRAGVSAEFNMSSLTDIIFLLLIFFMLTSNMVQINIKLPVSDSKTIAPTDLPVMMTADGAVTVVGKASSMSNLEKDIATAVRFSNNKENATVTIISEVGVPWENVHKVMTIASGLKIKAIIATQSSSAKS from the coding sequence GTGGCAGTTAAAAAAAGAGCGGGCGTCAGTGCGGAATTCAATATGTCTTCCTTAACAGATATTATATTTTTGCTATTGATATTTTTTATGCTCACTTCCAATATGGTGCAGATTAATATTAAATTACCTGTATCAGATTCAAAGACAATAGCACCTACAGATTTACCTGTTATGATGACTGCAGATGGAGCAGTGACCGTTGTCGGGAAAGCAAGCAGCATGAGTAATTTAGAGAAAGATATTGCGACTGCCGTAAGATTTTCTAATAATAAAGAAAATGCAACTGTAACCATCATTTCGGAAGTCGGTGTTCCATGGGAAAATGTTCATAAAGTGATGACTATAGCCAGTGGTCTGAAAATTAAAGCAATTATTGCCACCCAAAGTTCTTCAGCAAAAAGTTAA
- a CDS encoding MotA/TolQ/ExbB proton channel family protein, translating into MYNLGFFLFQTAEPTETIEKSQNLIDLIVSGGPMAVVIVTILLILSVIASYIFIERFLTIKRAGKIDENFMNNIRAAVASGNIEGAKALCRATDSPSARMIEKGLMRIGKPLKDIDAAIENVGNLEVFKLEKNLSTLASISGAAPMVGFLGTVTGMILAFYKMASEQNVTPDVLAGGIYQALITTALGLVIGIFSFVGYNLLVSSVDKVVFQMEKTTVDFMDLLQEPTN; encoded by the coding sequence ATGTACAATTTAGGATTCTTTTTATTTCAGACAGCAGAGCCTACAGAGACTATTGAAAAATCTCAGAACTTAATTGACTTGATTGTATCAGGCGGTCCGATGGCTGTTGTTATAGTCACCATATTGTTGATTTTGTCTGTTATCGCATCGTATATTTTTATTGAAAGGTTTCTGACCATCAAAAGAGCAGGAAAGATAGATGAAAATTTTATGAATAATATCAGAGCTGCGGTTGCATCAGGCAATATAGAAGGAGCAAAAGCATTGTGCAGAGCAACTGATTCACCTTCCGCGAGAATGATTGAAAAAGGTTTGATGCGTATCGGAAAGCCACTCAAGGATATAGACGCGGCAATTGAAAATGTAGGAAATCTTGAAGTTTTTAAATTAGAAAAAAACTTATCAACACTTGCAAGTATCTCAGGTGCTGCTCCGATGGTAGGGTTTCTTGGTACTGTTACAGGTATGATTCTGGCATTTTACAAAATGGCATCAGAACAAAATGTGACTCCTGACGTTCTGGCAGGCGGTATTTATCAGGCTTTGATTACTACGGCATTAGGTCTTGTGATAGGTATATTTTCTTTTGTAGGATACAATTTGCTTGTTTCATCTGTTGATAAGGTTGTATTTCAGATGGAAAAGACCACAGTTGATTTTATGGACTTGCTTCAGGAGCCAACGAACTAA
- a CDS encoding gliding motility-associated C-terminal domain-containing protein — translation MKICILHKFLVLSFALYSLLFINISSLNAQCKFSDGPPGEICTSAHYVCDFNGFTGRLPDSLSVPQPWKGCNGNGQADNIVWFSFTPTSNRVTFLITPSNCTVINNFSGMQAGIYSSCRESAALDCTDKLGQFNGITTPFLLTSDQFTPCEPGFLFLDGYARSICDFQIEVIEGIDNINMQPPPDLSNLAEGFITGPTLIECNEKNTPVRYNITPPECIFSTNPSCGGNLTLPPDSVCFEWKVSPITGAQFAGGFYTGTTADIIFTQSGDYTITAEVFIHPFYGGSCGTGGCSIINEWKVLVKGQDSITLSPVFLCPGQNLNVCGQTISSDTTITCVDPNDICRVLTQEIIVGASKTNELGKQYICTGDAFNFQGSAYTSAGDYEVLDISDCTLLHKFSVEVISISSQVLPGLRTLDCNNTTINLSSEITSVYPIDVVRYWKNSAGDIISFGNDATVNQPGIYFFSAELRKGDAECLTDDIMVSIEADFVKPILNINKPSFNCLRSKGIITVTSSRPLFNTEWILPIGPNSTNQNLFVDSLNVLSGGDFHFSAEGSNGCKVDTTIRMTTDFAKPALILHGEDLTCYKPVSNLSFTSDIGFDSIRWIRDDNFQQANILIYPADVSGMYRLELRAASSKCWNDETKFIADNKIRPFVEVGQDLVWHCNTESFSVIPQVSSGLEYIYNWQSNNGVIASNPNDSDLLLTSTGTYVLEVFNTENGCSSNDVFSVNRETNVPIEIDISVADPLCYGELNGLISIDSIIGGFNPYTITLNGNVISQNEFTDLRSGVYNITAKDKNGCIVSGEVTLIDPEILELEIPLEINLAYSENLPLRFTTNYSTNDIVFIEWKNEQDEILGTDFTLDYHAFKSEDIFVEIENMNGCRAIARTRILVDTELELFIPNIFSPNGDGVNDRLIIGKNKIPANIDKISIYDRYGNMVYAMNNFPFNDNEVGWDGHYQNRRVEQGVYIMVMQVTDFLGQKQILKKDLTIIH, via the coding sequence GTGAAAATTTGTATCCTTCATAAATTCTTGGTACTATCTTTTGCATTGTATAGCCTGCTGTTCATTAATATATCTTCATTAAATGCACAATGTAAATTCTCTGACGGTCCTCCGGGAGAGATATGTACTTCTGCACATTATGTTTGTGATTTTAATGGGTTTACAGGACGGCTTCCGGATTCATTGTCTGTTCCGCAACCGTGGAAAGGGTGTAACGGAAACGGCCAGGCAGATAATATCGTTTGGTTTTCTTTTACGCCTACTTCCAATAGAGTAACCTTCCTTATCACTCCTTCCAATTGTACAGTTATCAATAATTTCAGTGGTATGCAGGCAGGTATTTATTCATCTTGCAGAGAATCTGCTGCTTTGGATTGCACGGACAAATTGGGTCAGTTTAATGGAATAACCACCCCCTTTTTATTAACTTCAGATCAGTTTACACCTTGTGAACCGGGCTTTTTATTTTTAGATGGTTATGCCAGATCTATTTGTGATTTTCAGATTGAAGTCATTGAGGGAATTGATAATATCAATATGCAGCCACCACCGGACCTAAGTAATCTTGCAGAGGGTTTCATTACAGGGCCAACTTTGATAGAATGCAATGAAAAAAACACACCTGTCAGATATAACATAACACCCCCTGAATGTATATTTAGTACTAATCCATCATGTGGAGGGAATCTGACATTACCCCCGGATAGTGTTTGTTTTGAATGGAAAGTTTCACCCATTACCGGAGCACAATTTGCAGGTGGATTTTATACAGGTACAACAGCAGATATTATTTTTACCCAATCAGGGGATTATACTATAACAGCAGAAGTTTTTATACATCCTTTTTATGGCGGAAGTTGTGGCACAGGAGGTTGTAGCATTATCAACGAATGGAAAGTACTTGTTAAAGGTCAGGATTCTATTACATTATCACCTGTGTTTCTTTGTCCCGGACAAAATCTGAATGTGTGTGGACAGACGATTTCATCGGATACGACAATTACTTGTGTGGATCCGAATGATATTTGTCGGGTTTTGACGCAGGAGATTATTGTAGGAGCCAGTAAGACAAATGAACTCGGCAAACAATATATTTGTACAGGGGATGCTTTTAATTTTCAAGGCTCTGCATACACATCCGCAGGAGATTATGAAGTTTTGGATATTTCAGATTGTACTTTGTTGCACAAATTCAGTGTGGAAGTAATATCAATTTCAAGTCAGGTACTTCCTGGATTGAGGACGCTGGATTGCAATAATACAACTATAAACTTATCTTCAGAAATCACTTCGGTCTATCCGATTGATGTAGTTCGTTACTGGAAAAATAGTGCAGGGGATATCATTTCTTTTGGTAATGATGCCACTGTTAATCAACCCGGAATATATTTTTTTAGTGCGGAGTTAAGAAAAGGGGATGCAGAGTGTTTGACGGATGATATTATGGTATCAATAGAGGCTGACTTTGTAAAACCTATTTTAAATATTAATAAGCCTTCTTTTAATTGTTTAAGAAGTAAAGGAATAATTACAGTTACATCTTCCCGTCCACTTTTTAATACAGAATGGATATTGCCGATAGGCCCCAATTCAACAAACCAAAATTTATTTGTAGATTCTTTAAATGTTCTTTCAGGAGGTGATTTTCATTTCTCTGCTGAAGGCTCCAATGGTTGTAAAGTTGATACTACTATACGTATGACAACTGATTTTGCCAAACCCGCTTTAATTTTACATGGAGAAGATCTGACTTGTTATAAACCGGTTAGTAATCTCAGTTTCACTTCGGATATTGGATTTGATTCTATCAGGTGGATAAGGGATGATAATTTTCAACAAGCAAATATATTGATTTATCCGGCTGATGTTTCAGGAATGTACAGATTGGAACTAAGAGCTGCATCCAGTAAATGCTGGAATGATGAAACAAAATTTATAGCAGATAACAAAATCAGACCTTTTGTAGAAGTGGGACAAGACCTCGTTTGGCATTGTAATACTGAATCTTTCAGTGTCATCCCTCAAGTAAGCTCAGGTTTAGAATATATATACAACTGGCAGTCTAATAATGGTGTGATAGCTTCTAATCCAAATGATTCTGATTTATTACTTACTTCGACAGGAACTTATGTATTGGAAGTCTTTAATACTGAAAACGGTTGTTCTTCCAATGATGTTTTTTCAGTAAACAGAGAAACGAATGTACCGATCGAAATAGATATTTCTGTGGCTGATCCATTATGTTACGGCGAGTTAAATGGCTTGATCAGCATCGATAGTATAATTGGGGGTTTTAATCCTTACACAATCACTTTAAATGGTAACGTGATAAGTCAAAACGAATTTACTGATCTCAGAAGTGGTGTTTATAATATTACTGCGAAGGATAAAAATGGATGTATCGTATCCGGAGAAGTCACTTTAATTGATCCTGAAATTTTGGAACTTGAAATCCCGCTGGAAATTAATCTTGCTTATAGTGAGAACCTGCCCCTTCGGTTTACTACAAACTATTCAACCAATGATATCGTTTTCATTGAATGGAAAAATGAACAAGATGAAATTTTGGGTACTGATTTCACATTAGATTACCATGCATTTAAATCAGAAGACATTTTTGTTGAAATTGAAAATATGAATGGGTGTCGTGCCATAGCCAGGACCAGAATTTTAGTTGATACTGAATTGGAACTCTTTATTCCCAATATTTTTTCACCAAACGGTGATGGTGTAAATGATCGATTGATTATTGGCAAAAACAAAATCCCGGCTAATATTGATAAAATCAGTATTTACGACAGATATGGAAACATGGTCTATGCAATGAATAATTTCCCGTTTAATGACAATGAAGTAGGTTGGGATGGACATTATCAGAATAGACGTGTGGAACAAGGCGTCTATATTATGGTAATGCAAGTCACTGATTTTTTGGGACAGAAGCAGATTCTTAAAAAGGATCTCACCATAATCCATTAG
- a CDS encoding GlsB/YeaQ/YmgE family stress response membrane protein, with the protein MDILVTLIIGAAAGWLGSMLFKGSSLGLLGNIVVGIIGSVVGSWLLGEIGVSLGTGWVGAILTGAVGAIVILFILNLVFNKR; encoded by the coding sequence ATGGATATTTTAGTAACTTTAATTATCGGTGCAGCTGCGGGTTGGCTGGGAAGTATGCTTTTTAAAGGAAGCAGTCTTGGATTATTAGGAAATATTGTTGTAGGAATTATTGGCAGTGTCGTAGGATCCTGGCTTCTGGGAGAAATCGGCGTCAGTCTTGGAACCGGATGGGTAGGCGCTATACTTACAGGTGCTGTAGGTGCAATTGTCATTCTTTTTATTTTGAATCTGGTTTTTAATAAAAGGTAG